The Corvus hawaiiensis isolate bCorHaw1 chromosome 10, bCorHaw1.pri.cur, whole genome shotgun sequence genome includes a window with the following:
- the GPR148 gene encoding probable G-protein coupled receptor 148, which yields MDFPGCASVRRANGTVHHLRETEFNSSSNLDDTTLLFLLEEWSLTPSGTNMKMFLISPVVCLVAGVLIIPTILFVIFSRFDIRQETRYMLLGNTLLSDLIYLLVYTLSAALNTAHLHLPKEACVLLLFLLAVAYCGGLFTAVAIVLDTYIAVSFPLRYIVILPPSRTKKIIALLWMCSGAFSGIFFCVLWTTHSFVPCVLETCSVPVILILTLNGTETVKLCFWVSTTVIFLCLSVIFGCYAILYFKTKHSGIWESICSRASVTFLMHNTVLFFYLFPLLALFIESFLCVNVAIRLQTGILVSLTVCNVLMILPKVLFPFLYGLRYREISASLKSIVRRKQLRTVSPAPPPS from the coding sequence ATGGActtccctggctgtgcctcAGTAAGGAGAGCAAATGGAACTGTGCACCACCTCAGGGAGACAGAGTTCAACAGTTCCTCAAATTTGGATGACACAACTTTGCTCTTTTTGCTGGAGGAATGGTCTCTCACCCCATCAGGCACAAACATGAAGATGTTTTTAATCTCTCCAGTTGTCTGCCTCGTGGCAGGTGTCCTCATCATCCCTACCATCTTATTTGTGATCTTCTCTCGGTTTGACATCCGTCAGGAAACAAGGTACATGCTGCTGGGAAATACTCTGCTTTCTGATCTGATCTACCTGTTGGTTTACACCCTGTCAGCTGCTCTCAATACAGCACATCTACACCTCCCAAAGGAAGCTTGTGTCCTCCTCTTATTTTTGCTGGCAGTGGCTTACTGTGGAGGACTGTTCACAGCTGTTGCAATAGTCTTGGACACGTACATAgctgtttcatttcctttgcGCTACATTGTTATTTTGCCTCCTTCACGAACTAAAAAAATCATTGCATTACTATGGATGTGTTCTGGAGCTTTCTCTgggattttcttctgtgtgctATGGACTACGCACAGCTTTGTGCCCTGCGTCCTGGAAACGTGCTCAGTTCCAGTAATACTAATATTAACTCTGAATGGGACTGAAACTGTGAAACTCTGTTTCTGGGTTTCTACCACAGTTATCTTTCTCTGCCTGTCTGTAATATTTGGTTGCTATgctattctgtattttaaaaccaaacacTCGGGTATATGGGAGAGCATCTGCTCCAGAGCCAGTGTGACATTCTTAATGCACAAcactgtgttatttttttacctctttccACTCTTGGCTCTTTTTATAGAATCATTCTTGTGTGTTAATGTTGCCATCAGACTGCAGACAGGAATCCTGGTCTCCCTGACAGTCTGCAATGTCCTCATGATTCTTCCTAaagttctgtttccttttctgtatGGGCTTCGATACAGAGAGATCTCAGCCTCTCTCAAATCCATTGTCAGGAGGAAGCAGCTTCGCACGGTGTCACCAGCTCCACCACCATCCTGA
- the KLHL6 gene encoding kelch-like protein 6, translating to MGDTLEKSSEEPQISLDNECSMKMGDLVEVSSCEKVKFDDTGLSLVLQNGLENLRLENSLTDVILCVDSREFSCHRVVLAAASNYFRAMFCNDLREKYEEKIILKGVDAETMNILLDYTYTSKMLITKQNVQKVLEAASLFQFLRMVDACASFLTEALQPENCVGILRLADAHSLHSLKQQVQNYIIQNFTQVLNYEEFLELPADILCSTLKSDDLYVTEEAQVFETVMNWVRYKESERFSLLPYVLENVRLPLLDPWYFVETVEADQLIRQCPDVFPLLQEARMYHLSGNEIITERTKPRMHEFQSEVFMIIGGCTKEEKFVAEVTCLDPLRRSRLEVAKLPITEQEPESENKKWVEFACITLKNEVYISGGKETKHDVWKYNASINKWIQIEYLNIGRWRHKMAVLGGKVYVIGGFDGMQRINSMEAYDPFHNCWSEAAPLLVNVSSFAAASYKKRLYVIGGGPNGKLATDKTQCYDPATNTWSLKAAMPVEAKCINAASFRDHIYVVGGAMKALYAYSPQEDTWCLVTQFTHERASCGISPCNNKLFITGGRDEKNEVIATVLCWDPETQKLTEECVLPRGVSHHGSVTLRKSYTHIRKIVPGAVSV from the exons ATGGGGGACACACTGGAGAAGAGCTCTGAGGAGCCCCAGATCTCTTTGGACAATGAGTGTTCGATGAAAATGGGGGACCTGGTGGAAGTCTCGAGCTGTGAAAAGGTCAAGTTTGACGATACGGGTCTCTCTCTGGTGCTCCAGAATGGCCTGGAGAACCTTCGGCTTGAAAATTCCCTCACAGATGTCATCCTGTGCGTGGACAGCAGGGAATTCTCCTGTCACCGAGTGGTCCTTGCTGCAGCAAGCAATTATTTCAG GGCCATGTTCTGCAATGATTTAAGAGAGAAATATGAGGAGAAGATAATACTAAAAGGGGTTGATGCAGAAACCATGAATATACTCTTGGACTATACCTACACCAGCAAGATGCTCATCACAAAGCAAAATGTACAGAAAGTCTTGGAAGCTGCCAGCCTCTTTCAG TTCCTTCGCATGGTAGATGCTTGTGCCAGTTTTCTCACCGAAGCGCTCCAGCCAGAGAACTGCGTTGGCATCCTGAGGCTGGCTGATGCCcactccctgcacagcctgaAGCAACAAGTGCAGAACTACATTATCCAGAACTTCACCCAGGTCCTGAACTATGAGGAgttcctggagctgccagcGGACATCCTGTGCAGCACACTGAAGAGCGATGACCTCTACGTCACGGAAGAGGCACAGGTGTTCGAAACTGTGATGAACTGGGTCCGTTACAAGGAGTCAGAAAGGTTTTCTCTCCTGCCGTACGTGCTGGAGAACGTCCGGCTGCCCCTCTTGGACCCTTGGTATTTTGTAGAGACTGTTGAAGCCGATCAACTCATTAGACAGTGTCCAGATGTCTTTCCTTTGCTCCAAGAAGCAAGAATGTACCATCTGTCAGGCAATGAG ATTATTACAGAAAGAACCAAGCCCAGGATGCACGAGTTCCAGTCTGAGGTGTTTATGATCATAGGGGGCTGtacaaaggaagagaaatttgTAGCAGAAGTGACTTGCCTGGATCCTTTGAGGCGAAGCCGTCTGGAAGTAGCAAAATTACCAATCACAGAGCAGGAGCCGGAGAGTGAGAATAAAAAATGGGTGGAGTTTGCATGCATTACTCTAAAAAATGAAGTCTACATATCGG GtggcaaagaaacaaagcatgATGTCTGGAAATACAACGCCTCCATCAACAAATGGATACAAATTGAGTATCTCAATATTGGGCGCTGGAGACATAAAATGGCAGTGTTGGGTGGCAAAGTGTATGTCATTGGTGGGTTCGATGGCATGCAGAGAATCAACAGCATGGAAGCATATGATCCCTTTCATAACTGCTGGTCAGAG GCTGCTCCCCTCCTGGTCAACGTGAGCTCCTTTGCTGCAGCCAGCTACAAGAAGAGGCTGTACGTGATTGGAGGAGGCCCCAATGGGAAGCTGGCGACAGACAAGACGCAGTGCTACGACCCTGCCACCAACACGTGGAGCCTGAAGGCTGCCATGCCCGTGGAGGCCAAGTGCATCAACGCCGCCAGCTTCCGTGACCACATTTATGTGGTGG gtggggcaatgaaagcgctcTATGCCTACAGCCCCCAGGAGGATACGTGGTGCCTGGTGACTCAGTTCACCCACGAGAGAGCCAGTTGTGGGATTTCTCCTTGCAACAACAAGCTGTTTATCACCGGGGGCCGAGATGAAAAGAACGAAGTCATTGCAACAGTGCTCTGCTGGGACCCTGAAACTCAGAAGCTGACAGAAGAGTGTGTCCTGCCTCGGGGGGTGTCTCACCACGGGAGCGTTACCCTCAGGAAGTCTTACACGCACATCCGTAAGATTGTGCCCGGGGCAGTTTCTGTCTGA